In Pleurocapsa sp. PCC 7319, the following are encoded in one genomic region:
- a CDS encoding diguanylate cyclase domain-containing protein produces the protein MKEDSSNKRNLKSILRVKNFRRLAMPKRPSKSHQLSLRFVLIVPFLLQIAAAVGLTGYFSWRNGQKTVESLAIRLSQEVTAHIEKHVRKYTNTPSLFLKINEAAIKAKNIELSDHKKMARYFWEQTKISDAMPYIYFGNEQGDFVGVWKESENRTTLRIRNRLNAPKRAIYKLDDQGEPIKLISNKVFRTRQRPWYKTAIKAGKPTWSSIYVFALPESLGITRVIPIYDQSKSLLGVLGADLTLANISDFLRQIKVSDSGHVFIMERSGEIVASSAEELPYRQTESGEERLAAIQSSEALIRETAQNLLAKFGSFEQIDTNKQFAFKSEGQRNFIQVVPFNIEPGIDWLMVVVIPEADYAEHLQANNYTTMLLCLIALAVAATFGIATAQWIAQPILSLSQASESLAKQAAIAGLVDSKLVQEGENQSIRELGVLAQAFNHMAQHLELSFNNLAQTNAELEQRVADRTKELEQANQELEHFVRIDDLTQVANRRHLDEYLKFTWNQLSRDQQSLSLILCDIDYFKFYNDTYGHQAGDHCLKQVAKAIDSAVNRPSDLVARYGGEEFAIVLPRTNLEGAIHVAENIRQEVKQLKIPHQSSVVCEFVTLSLGVSNCIPAQKKLAETLIAKADQALYQSKDQGRDRVTAIPL, from the coding sequence ATGAAAGAGGACAGTTCCAATAAGCGCAACCTCAAATCTATTTTGAGAGTCAAAAATTTTCGGCGATTGGCAATGCCCAAACGCCCCTCCAAATCCCACCAATTGTCACTACGCTTTGTTCTGATTGTTCCCTTTCTGCTTCAGATTGCTGCTGCCGTAGGATTAACAGGTTATTTTTCCTGGCGTAATGGTCAAAAAACTGTCGAATCTCTAGCCATCCGCTTGAGTCAGGAAGTCACAGCTCATATCGAAAAACATGTTCGCAAGTACACCAATACACCATCACTTTTTCTCAAAATTAACGAAGCAGCGATTAAGGCTAAGAATATTGAACTTTCAGACCACAAGAAAATGGCTAGGTACTTTTGGGAACAGACAAAAATTTCCGATGCTATGCCTTATATATACTTCGGCAATGAACAAGGGGACTTTGTCGGTGTTTGGAAAGAGAGCGAAAATCGGACTACCTTAAGAATTAGAAATCGACTTAATGCGCCTAAACGAGCAATTTATAAGCTTGATGATCAAGGAGAACCAATTAAATTAATTAGTAATAAAGTGTTTCGAACACGGCAGCGACCTTGGTACAAAACTGCAATTAAAGCAGGTAAACCTACTTGGTCTTCTATTTACGTATTTGCCTTGCCTGAATCTCTTGGTATTACCCGAGTTATTCCGATTTACGATCAATCAAAATCCCTGTTGGGAGTGCTAGGAGCAGATTTAACTCTGGCTAACATTAGTGATTTTCTGCGACAAATAAAAGTTAGTGACTCTGGTCATGTCTTTATTATGGAACGCTCTGGGGAAATTGTTGCTAGTTCCGCGGAAGAACTACCATATCGCCAGACTGAGTCAGGAGAAGAGAGACTGGCTGCGATCCAAAGTAGTGAAGCTTTAATTAGAGAGACCGCCCAAAATTTACTGGCAAAATTTGGTAGTTTCGAGCAGATTGATACTAACAAGCAGTTTGCTTTTAAGAGCGAAGGTCAGCGTAATTTTATTCAAGTAGTTCCTTTTAACATTGAGCCAGGTATTGATTGGCTGATGGTTGTAGTGATTCCTGAAGCCGATTATGCAGAACATCTTCAGGCTAATAACTACACGACGATGCTGTTGTGCTTAATTGCTCTAGCAGTAGCTGCTACATTTGGAATTGCGACAGCACAGTGGATCGCACAACCAATACTTAGCCTGAGCCAAGCCTCTGAATCTTTAGCCAAACAAGCAGCAATAGCAGGACTTGTCGACAGTAAACTGGTGCAAGAAGGAGAAAACCAAAGTATTAGAGAATTAGGAGTATTAGCCCAGGCATTTAATCATATGGCTCAGCATTTAGAGCTTTCTTTTAACAATCTTGCTCAAACTAATGCTGAGTTAGAACAGCGAGTAGCAGATCGAACCAAAGAACTCGAACAGGCTAATCAGGAATTAGAGCATTTTGTCAGGATTGATGACCTCACACAAGTTGCTAATCGCCGACACCTAGATGAATACCTCAAATTTACTTGGAACCAGTTAAGCCGAGATCAGCAATCACTATCGCTGATTCTCTGTGATATTGATTATTTTAAATTTTATAATGATACCTACGGTCATCAAGCAGGAGACCATTGTCTGAAACAAGTAGCAAAAGCCATAGATTCTGCCGTCAATCGACCTTCAGATCTTGTCGCTCGATATGGTGGCGAAGAGTTTGCGATTGTTTTGCCTCGTACTAATCTAGAAGGAGCGATTCATGTGGCAGAAAACATTCGACAAGAAGTTAAACAGCTCAAAATTCCTCATCAGTCCTCTGTTGTCTGCGAGTTTGTTACCTTGAGCTTGGGAGTAAGTAACTGCATACCCGCTCAGAAAAAGTTAGCTGAAACCTTAATTGCTAAAGCGGATCAAGCACTTTATCAGTCAAAGGATCAGGGACGCGATCGCGTTACGGCAATTCCTCTTTGA
- a CDS encoding class I SAM-dependent methyltransferase translates to MNLKINRKYLIGASLSIMAIALICINFTYTPVVLAQDNLKPYYREKAIHNPDGIGKYYMNREIAQVMGHQAMMWLERPSRETEEQPATTVEKLDLKPDDVVADIGAGTGYFSFRMATKVPEGKVYAVDIQPEMLDAIAFLKEDNNIPNVETVLGEKDNPNLPADSIDLAFMADAYHEFAYPREMMEGIFQALKPGGRVVLLEYRKENPMIMIKPLHKMTQKQVKKELKAVGLKWQETKEFLPEQHFLVFRK, encoded by the coding sequence ATGAATCTGAAAATTAATCGAAAATATCTAATTGGCGCATCACTTTCCATAATGGCGATCGCCCTAATCTGCATCAACTTTACTTATACTCCTGTTGTCCTAGCCCAAGATAACCTAAAACCCTATTACCGTGAAAAAGCGATTCATAACCCCGACGGTATTGGTAAGTACTATATGAATCGAGAAATTGCCCAGGTAATGGGACATCAGGCAATGATGTGGCTCGAAAGACCAAGTAGAGAAACCGAAGAACAACCAGCTACAACAGTAGAGAAGTTAGACTTAAAACCCGATGATGTGGTGGCAGATATTGGCGCGGGGACTGGCTATTTTAGTTTTCGGATGGCTACCAAAGTACCTGAGGGCAAAGTTTATGCTGTCGATATTCAACCAGAAATGTTAGATGCGATCGCTTTCCTAAAAGAAGACAATAACATCCCTAATGTTGAAACTGTTTTAGGCGAGAAAGATAATCCCAACTTACCCGCAGATAGTATCGATTTAGCTTTTATGGCAGATGCCTATCATGAATTTGCTTATCCCAGAGAAATGATGGAGGGGATCTTCCAAGCTCTCAAACCTGGAGGAAGAGTAGTTTTGTTGGAATATCGTAAGGAAAACCCCATGATTATGATCAAACCTCTTCATAAAATGACGCAAAAGCAAGTCAAAAAAGAGCTAAAAGCAGTGGGGTTAAAGTGGCAAGAAACTAAAGAATTTTTACCAGAACAACATTTTTTAGTGTTTAGAAAATAG